Proteins found in one Chlamydia pneumoniae TW-183 genomic segment:
- a CDS encoding DUF1389 domain-containing protein produces the protein MTIVPHALFKNHCECHSTFPLSSRTIVRIAIASLFCIGALAALGCLAPPVSYIVGSVLAFIAFVILSLVILALIFGEKKLPPTPRIIPDRFTHVIDEAYGLSISAFVREQQVTLAEFRQFSTALLCNISPEEKIKQLPSELRSKVESFGISRLAGDLEKNNWPIFEDLLSQTCPLYWLQKFISAGDPQVCRDLGVPRECYGYYWLGPLGYSTAKATIFCKETHHILQQLTKEDVLLLKNKALQEKWDTGEVKAIVERIYTTYTARGTLKTEAGGLTKETISKELLLLSLHGYSFDQLQLITQLPRDAWDWLCFVDNSTAYNLQLCALVGALSSQNLLDESSIDFDVNLGLYVIQDLKEAVQAFSASDEPKKELGKFLLRHLSSVSKRLESVLRQGLHRIALEHGNARARVYDVNFVTGARIHRKTSIFFKD, from the coding sequence ATGACGATCGTTCCACATGCTTTATTTAAAAATCATTGCGAGTGTCATTCTACCTTTCCTTTGAGTTCAAGGACTATTGTAAGAATAGCCATTGCCAGCCTCTTTTGTATAGGTGCATTAGCAGCTTTAGGCTGTTTGGCTCCTCCCGTTTCTTATATTGTTGGGAGTGTTTTAGCTTTTATTGCCTTTGTCATTCTTTCTTTAGTAATTTTAGCTTTGATTTTTGGAGAGAAGAAGCTTCCACCAACACCAAGAATCATTCCTGATAGATTTACTCACGTGATAGATGAAGCTTATGGCCTTTCAATCTCTGCATTTGTAAGAGAACAGCAGGTAACATTAGCCGAGTTTAGACAATTTTCTACTGCCCTGTTGTGTAACATATCTCCTGAAGAGAAAATCAAACAATTGCCTTCTGAATTGCGAAGTAAAGTAGAGAGTTTTGGTATTAGCAGGCTCGCAGGTGATTTAGAAAAGAATAATTGGCCAATATTTGAAGATCTTTTAAGCCAAACCTGCCCGTTATATTGGCTTCAGAAATTTATATCAGCAGGAGATCCACAAGTTTGTAGAGACCTAGGTGTCCCTAGAGAATGTTATGGGTACTATTGGCTAGGGCCTTTGGGATACAGTACAGCTAAGGCTACAATTTTTTGTAAAGAGACGCATCATATTCTTCAACAATTAACGAAAGAGGACGTTCTTTTATTAAAAAACAAGGCTCTTCAAGAGAAATGGGATACTGGTGAAGTCAAAGCAATTGTAGAGCGTATCTACACTACCTATACGGCACGAGGAACTCTAAAGACCGAAGCAGGGGGACTTACAAAAGAGACAATCAGTAAGGAATTGCTATTGTTGAGCTTGCATGGCTATTCTTTTGATCAGCTACAGCTGATCACTCAACTTCCTAGAGATGCTTGGGATTGGCTGTGTTTTGTAGATAACAGTACCGCATACAACCTTCAGCTTTGTGCTCTTGTAGGAGCTTTGTCATCCCAAAATCTTCTTGACGAATCTTCTATCGATTTTGATGTAAACCTAGGCCTGTATGTGATTCAGGATCTAAAAGAAGCTGTTCAAGCATTTTCTGCTTCTGATGAGCCAAAGAAAGAACTAGGTAAATTCTTGTTAAGGCATTTGAGTTCAGTTTCTAAGCGATTAGAGAGTGTATTAAGACAGGGTCTTCACAGAATAGCTCTAGAGCATGGAAATGCCAGAGCTAGGGTTTATGACGTCAATTTTGTAACAGGAGCTAGAATTCATAGGAAGACGAGTATCTTCTTTAAAGACTAA
- the lepA gene encoding translation elongation factor 4, with product MKEYKIENIRNFSIIAHIDHGKSTIADRLLESTSTVEEREMREQLLDSMDLERERGITIKAHPVTMTYLYEGEVYQLNLIDTPGHVDFSYEVSRSLSACEGALLIVDAAQGVQAQSLANVYLALERDLEIIPVLNKIDLPAADPVRIAQQIEDYIGLDTTNIIACSAKTGQGIPAILKAIIDLVPPPKAPAETELKALVFDSHYDPYVGIMVYVRIISGELKKGDRITFMAAKGSSFEVLGIGAFLPKATFIEGSLRPGQVGFFIANLKKVKDVKIGDTVTKTKHPAKTPLEGFKEINPVVFAGIYPIDSSDFDTLKDALGRLQLNDSALTIEQESSHSLGFGFRCGFLGLLHLEIIFERIIREFDLDIIATAPSVIYKVVLKNGKVLDIDNPSGYPDPAIIEHVEEPWVHVNIITPQEYLSNIMNLCLDKRGICVKTEMLDQHRLVLAYELPLNEIVSDFNDKLKSVTKGYGSFDYRLGDYRKGSIIKLEVLINEEPIDAFSCLVHRDKAESRGRSICEKLVDVIPQQLFKIPIQAAINKKVIARETIRALSKNVTAKCYGGDITRKRKLWEKQKKGKKRMKEFGKVSIPNTAFIEVLKLD from the coding sequence TTGAAAGAATATAAGATAGAGAACATTCGCAATTTTTCAATCATAGCGCATATTGATCACGGGAAGTCTACAATTGCTGATCGCCTTTTAGAAAGTACGAGCACAGTAGAAGAACGGGAGATGCGTGAGCAGCTCTTAGATTCCATGGATCTTGAAAGAGAGCGTGGCATTACAATTAAAGCTCATCCTGTCACCATGACGTATCTATATGAAGGAGAGGTGTATCAACTGAACCTGATTGATACCCCTGGTCACGTGGACTTTTCGTATGAAGTCTCTCGATCTCTATCTGCATGTGAGGGCGCCTTACTTATTGTAGATGCCGCCCAGGGGGTGCAGGCACAAAGTCTTGCTAATGTCTACCTGGCCCTTGAAAGAGATTTAGAGATCATTCCTGTATTAAACAAGATTGATCTACCTGCCGCTGATCCCGTGAGAATTGCTCAACAGATTGAAGATTATATAGGCCTAGACACTACGAACATTATTGCCTGTTCTGCAAAAACAGGTCAGGGGATCCCTGCAATCCTGAAAGCAATTATCGATCTTGTTCCTCCTCCAAAAGCACCTGCAGAAACAGAGCTTAAAGCTTTAGTCTTTGATTCTCATTATGACCCTTACGTTGGCATTATGGTCTACGTACGCATTATTAGCGGGGAATTAAAAAAAGGAGACCGCATTACTTTTATGGCGGCTAAAGGCTCCTCGTTTGAAGTCTTAGGTATAGGGGCCTTTCTCCCTAAAGCAACATTTATAGAAGGTTCCTTACGCCCTGGTCAGGTGGGTTTTTTTATTGCCAATCTCAAAAAAGTGAAGGATGTGAAGATCGGCGATACAGTCACGAAAACAAAACATCCTGCAAAAACTCCTTTGGAAGGCTTCAAAGAGATCAATCCGGTAGTTTTTGCTGGAATTTATCCTATAGATTCTTCTGATTTTGATACTTTGAAAGATGCTTTAGGAAGACTACAGCTCAATGATTCTGCTTTAACTATAGAACAAGAAAGCAGTCACTCTTTAGGCTTTGGTTTTCGTTGTGGCTTCTTAGGACTTCTTCATCTTGAGATTATCTTTGAAAGAATCATTCGAGAATTTGACTTAGATATTATTGCAACGGCTCCAAGTGTCATCTATAAAGTCGTCTTAAAAAACGGGAAAGTTCTAGATATTGATAACCCCTCAGGATATCCGGATCCTGCGATCATCGAGCATGTGGAAGAGCCTTGGGTTCATGTGAATATTATCACCCCTCAAGAATATCTGAGCAACATTATGAACCTCTGTTTAGATAAACGTGGGATCTGCGTAAAAACAGAAATGCTAGATCAGCACCGTCTAGTTCTTGCTTACGAACTCCCTTTAAATGAGATTGTCTCGGATTTCAATGACAAGCTGAAGTCAGTAACTAAAGGTTATGGATCCTTTGACTACCGTCTTGGGGATTACCGTAAGGGATCGATCATCAAATTAGAGGTTCTTATTAACGAGGAGCCCATAGATGCTTTTTCTTGTTTAGTCCATAGAGATAAAGCAGAATCTCGTGGAAGAAGTATCTGCGAAAAGCTTGTGGACGTGATTCCACAACAACTCTTCAAGATTCCCATCCAAGCTGCCATTAACAAAAAAGTCATTGCCAGAGAAACGATTCGTGCGCTTTCTAAGAACGTGACCGCAAAGTGTTATGGCGGAGATATTACTAGGAAACGCAAGCTGTGGGAAAAGCAAAAGAAAGGAAAAAAACGTATGAAGGAATTTGGAAAAGTTTCCATTCCCAATACAGCTTTCATTGAAGTTCTAAAATTAGATTAA
- the gnd gene encoding decarboxylating NADP(+)-dependent phosphogluconate dehydrogenase, producing the protein MQTNIGLIGLAVMGKNLVLNMIDHGFSVSVYNRTPEKTRDFLKEYPNHRELVGFESLEDFVNSLERPRKIMLMIQAGKPVDQSIHALLPFLEPGDVIIDGGNSYFKDSERRCKELQEKGILFLGVGISGGEEGARHGPSIMPGGNPEAWPLVAPIFQSIAAKVQGRPCCSWVGTGGAGHYVKAVHNGIEYGDIQLICEAYGILRDFLKLSATAVATILKEWNTLELESYLIRIASEVLALKDPEGIPVIDTILDVVGQKGTGKWTAIDALNSGVPLSLIIGAVLARFLSSWKEIREQAARNYPGTPLIFEMPHDPSVFIQDVFHALYASKIISYAQGFMLLGEASKEYNWGLDLGEIALMWRGGCIIQSAFLDVIHKGFAANPENTSLIFQEYFRGALRHAEMGWRRTVVTAIGAGLPIPCLAAAITFYDGYRTASSSMSLAQGLRDYFGAHTYERNDRPRGEFYHTDWVHTKTTERVK; encoded by the coding sequence TTGCAAACGAATATTGGTCTTATTGGCTTAGCTGTCATGGGGAAAAATCTTGTCTTAAACATGATAGATCATGGTTTTTCTGTCTCTGTCTATAATCGGACCCCAGAGAAAACGCGGGACTTCTTGAAAGAATACCCTAACCACCGAGAGCTTGTAGGGTTTGAATCTTTAGAAGATTTTGTGAATTCATTGGAGAGACCACGAAAGATCATGTTGATGATTCAAGCAGGGAAACCTGTGGATCAGAGCATTCATGCGTTACTGCCTTTTCTAGAACCCGGCGATGTGATTATCGATGGGGGGAATAGCTATTTTAAAGATTCCGAACGACGATGTAAAGAGTTGCAAGAAAAGGGGATTCTCTTCTTAGGCGTGGGGATTTCTGGAGGAGAAGAAGGTGCACGTCACGGCCCATCAATTATGCCTGGAGGAAATCCTGAGGCGTGGCCATTAGTGGCTCCTATTTTTCAATCAATAGCAGCAAAAGTACAGGGCCGTCCCTGCTGTTCTTGGGTAGGAACTGGCGGTGCAGGCCACTATGTAAAGGCTGTTCACAATGGTATAGAATACGGCGATATCCAGTTGATATGCGAAGCTTACGGTATCTTAAGAGATTTCCTAAAGCTCTCCGCAACTGCCGTTGCTACAATTTTGAAAGAGTGGAATACTCTAGAGTTGGAAAGCTATCTAATTCGTATTGCTTCTGAAGTCCTAGCATTGAAAGATCCGGAAGGAATCCCTGTTATTGATACGATTTTAGATGTCGTGGGCCAAAAAGGTACAGGAAAGTGGACCGCAATCGATGCTTTAAATTCTGGAGTTCCCCTTTCCTTAATCATAGGAGCTGTTCTTGCTCGTTTCCTTTCTTCTTGGAAAGAGATACGCGAGCAAGCTGCCCGTAATTATCCAGGAACCCCCTTAATATTTGAAATGCCCCATGATCCCTCGGTATTCATACAAGATGTCTTTCATGCTTTATACGCTTCCAAGATCATCAGCTATGCTCAGGGATTCATGCTTTTAGGAGAAGCTTCAAAAGAATATAATTGGGGATTAGACCTAGGAGAAATTGCTTTGATGTGGCGCGGGGGATGCATTATTCAAAGTGCATTTTTAGATGTTATACATAAAGGATTTGCTGCCAACCCAGAGAATACCTCGCTCATCTTCCAAGAATATTTCCGTGGAGCATTACGCCATGCGGAGATGGGATGGCGTAGAACAGTAGTGACTGCAATTGGTGCAGGGCTACCTATTCCCTGTTTAGCAGCAGCAATCACGTTTTATGATGGCTATCGTACAGCAAGCTCTTCAATGTCGTTAGCTCAAGGACTGCGAGATTATTTTGGAGCTCATACCTACGAGCGTAACGATCGCCCTCGAGGAGAGTTCTATCATACCGATTGGGTGCACACGAAAACTACAGAAAGAGTGAAGTAA
- the tyrS gene encoding tyrosine--tRNA ligase, whose product MQSWLQSLQERNILENFTAGLESVEGPIAAYLGFDPTAPALHIGHWIGICFLKRLAALGITPIALVGGATGMVGDPSGKQSERSLLQTSEVFDNSQKITACLQRYLPGVTLVNNADWLQEISLIDFLRDIGKHFRLGQMLVKDTIKQRVHSDEGISYTEFSYLILQSYDFYHLFKNYGTILQCGGSDQWGNITSGIDFIRRKGLGQAYGLTYPLLTNAQGKKIGKTESGTVWLDSDLTSPFELYQYLLRLPDDTIPKIARTLTLLSNEEIQDIDRRVQTDPVAVKEFVAQDILSAIHGDLGLEEALSVTRSMHPGNLSSLSEKDFHELFAGGMGASLDKSEVLGKRWLDLFLVLGLCKSKGEIRRLIEQKGVYINNVPIANEHSVCEEQDICYGHYVLLAQGKKRKLVLYLN is encoded by the coding sequence ATGCAATCCTGGTTACAATCTTTACAAGAGCGAAATATTTTAGAGAATTTTACCGCAGGTTTGGAATCCGTAGAGGGACCTATCGCCGCTTATTTAGGATTTGATCCTACCGCACCTGCTCTACATATTGGTCATTGGATTGGGATTTGTTTCTTGAAGAGACTCGCTGCTCTGGGGATTACCCCCATAGCTTTAGTCGGGGGAGCCACAGGTATGGTTGGAGATCCCTCAGGGAAACAGAGCGAGAGATCGTTACTTCAGACAAGTGAAGTTTTTGATAACAGTCAAAAGATCACGGCGTGTCTCCAGCGCTATCTTCCCGGGGTGACTCTTGTAAATAATGCAGACTGGTTGCAGGAGATCTCCCTGATTGATTTCTTAAGGGATATAGGAAAACACTTTCGTTTAGGCCAAATGCTAGTGAAAGATACAATAAAGCAGCGGGTGCATTCTGATGAAGGAATTAGCTATACCGAGTTTAGCTATTTAATCCTGCAATCCTATGATTTTTATCACTTATTTAAAAATTATGGCACGATCTTGCAGTGCGGTGGTAGCGATCAGTGGGGGAATATTACTTCAGGAATCGATTTTATTCGCCGTAAAGGGTTGGGTCAGGCCTACGGCCTTACCTATCCTTTATTAACGAATGCTCAGGGGAAAAAAATAGGGAAAACAGAGTCGGGAACTGTATGGCTCGATTCAGATTTAACCTCTCCTTTTGAGCTGTACCAATACTTACTCCGTTTGCCCGATGATACCATCCCTAAAATTGCTCGTACGTTAACTTTATTGAGCAATGAAGAAATTCAAGATATTGATAGGCGTGTACAGACGGATCCAGTTGCAGTGAAGGAATTTGTAGCCCAAGATATCTTAAGTGCTATTCATGGAGATCTAGGGCTTGAAGAGGCTCTTTCTGTAACTCGTAGCATGCATCCAGGGAATCTTTCATCCTTATCGGAAAAAGATTTTCATGAATTGTTTGCAGGAGGGATGGGGGCCTCATTGGATAAATCCGAGGTGTTAGGGAAACGTTGGTTAGACCTATTTCTTGTTTTGGGACTATGTAAATCTAAAGGGGAAATTCGAAGGCTAATTGAACAAAAAGGGGTATATATTAATAATGTGCCCATCGCTAATGAGCATAGTGTTTGTGAAGAACAAGACATCTGTTATGGTCACTATGTGTTGTTGGCTCAAGGTAAAAAACGAAAGCTTGTTCTATATTTAAATTAG
- a CDS encoding FliA/WhiG family RNA polymerase sigma factor, which translates to MKTQQTQNIIEVWNFYWETQEIEYRDSLIEFYLPLVKSVVHRLISGMPSHVKTEDLYASGVEGLVRAVERYNPERSRRFEGYAVFLIKAAIIDDLRKQDWVPRSVHQKANKLSGAMDSLRQSLGKEPTDLELCEYLNISQQELSGWFVSARPALIVSLNEEWPSQSDEGAGMALEERIPDERAETGYDVVDKQEFSLCLANAIQELEEKERKVMALYYYEELVLKEIGKVLGVSESRVSQIHSKALLKLRAALSAFR; encoded by the coding sequence GTGAAAACACAGCAAACTCAAAACATCATAGAGGTTTGGAACTTCTACTGGGAGACTCAGGAAATAGAGTATCGCGATAGCTTAATTGAGTTCTATTTGCCTTTAGTAAAAAGTGTGGTTCATCGTTTGATTTCAGGGATGCCTTCCCATGTAAAGACCGAGGATTTGTATGCTTCGGGTGTTGAAGGTCTCGTCCGTGCGGTGGAACGTTATAATCCTGAGAGAAGTCGTCGTTTTGAAGGTTATGCGGTATTTCTGATTAAGGCTGCCATTATTGATGATCTGCGTAAGCAAGACTGGGTTCCTCGTAGTGTCCATCAAAAAGCGAATAAATTGTCAGGAGCTATGGATTCTCTTCGCCAGTCTTTAGGCAAGGAACCCACGGATCTTGAACTGTGTGAGTATCTCAATATTTCGCAACAAGAGCTTTCGGGATGGTTTGTATCTGCCCGTCCTGCATTAATCGTGTCTCTGAATGAAGAGTGGCCTTCACAAAGTGATGAAGGAGCCGGAATGGCTCTTGAAGAGAGAATCCCCGATGAACGTGCCGAGACAGGGTACGATGTTGTAGATAAACAAGAATTTTCTTTATGTTTAGCCAATGCGATTCAGGAACTTGAGGAAAAGGAACGCAAGGTCATGGCCCTGTACTACTATGAAGAACTTGTCCTTAAGGAAATCGGTAAGGTCCTTGGGGTAAGTGAGTCTCGCGTCTCTCAAATTCACTCTAAAGCATTGCTTAAGCTTCGCGCAGCACTCTCTGCATTTCGATAA
- a CDS encoding EscV/YscV/HrcV family type III secretion system export apparatus protein has translation MSGKKDGVRGMIFVPLSILVLIFLPLPQILLDFGLCISFALSLLTVCWVFTLNSSNSAKLFPPFFLYLCLLRLGLNLASTRWIVSSGTASSLIVSLGSFFSLGSLWAATFACLLLFFVNFLMVSKGSERIAEVRSRFFLEALPAKQMALDSDLVSGRASYKAVKKQKNALIEEGDFFSAMEGVFRFVKGDAIISCILLLVNVVSVTCLYYTSGYALEQMWFTVLGDALVSQVPALLTSCAAATLISKIDKEESLLNYLFEYYKQLRQHFRVVSLLIFSLCCIPSSPKFPIVLLASLLWLAYRKEEPASEDSCIERAFSYVEGACPKEQESQFYQVYRAASEEVFEDLGVRLPVLTSLRIEERPWLRVFGQNVYLDEMTPEAVLPFLRNIAHEALNAEVVQKYLEESERVFGIAVEDIVPKKISLSSLVVLSRLLVRERVSLKLFPKILEAVAVYQNSGDSLEILAEKVRKSLGYWIGRSLWDQKQTLEVITIDFHVEELINSSYSKSNPVMQENVIRRVDSLLERSVFKDFRAIVTSCETRFEMKKMLDPHFPDLLVLSHDELPKEIPISFLGIVSDEVLVP, from the coding sequence GTGTCTGGGAAGAAAGATGGTGTAAGGGGAATGATCTTTGTCCCTCTTAGCATCCTAGTACTAATCTTTTTACCTCTTCCTCAGATCCTTCTTGATTTTGGATTGTGTATTAGTTTTGCATTGTCTTTACTAACGGTCTGTTGGGTCTTTACCTTAAATTCAAGCAATTCAGCGAAGCTTTTTCCTCCATTTTTCTTATATCTTTGCCTATTGCGGTTGGGATTGAATCTTGCATCAACACGATGGATTGTCTCTTCAGGAACCGCCTCTTCTCTGATTGTTTCTTTAGGCAGTTTCTTCTCTTTAGGAAGTCTATGGGCAGCAACGTTTGCGTGCCTCCTTCTTTTCTTTGTGAACTTTTTGATGGTTTCAAAGGGTTCGGAAAGAATCGCAGAGGTCCGTTCGCGGTTTTTCTTAGAGGCTCTTCCAGCAAAACAGATGGCTTTGGATTCTGATCTTGTTTCTGGAAGAGCTTCTTATAAGGCTGTCAAAAAACAAAAAAATGCCCTTATAGAAGAAGGGGATTTCTTCTCTGCCATGGAGGGGGTCTTTCGTTTTGTTAAAGGGGATGCAATTATTAGTTGTATCCTTTTACTCGTGAACGTAGTTTCTGTAACTTGTCTTTATTATACTTCGGGTTATGCTCTTGAGCAGATGTGGTTTACAGTTTTAGGAGATGCTTTAGTGAGTCAAGTACCTGCTTTACTTACTTCGTGTGCTGCAGCCACTCTTATTAGTAAAATCGATAAGGAAGAGAGCCTTTTAAATTACCTGTTCGAATACTACAAACAGTTGCGTCAGCATTTCAGGGTGGTGTCGTTATTGATCTTTTCTTTGTGCTGCATTCCCAGTTCTCCAAAATTCCCTATCGTTTTGCTCGCGAGTCTTTTATGGTTGGCGTATCGAAAAGAAGAGCCTGCATCAGAAGATTCTTGTATAGAACGTGCGTTCTCTTATGTTGAGGGGGCCTGCCCTAAGGAACAAGAATCACAGTTCTATCAAGTATATCGTGCAGCATCCGAAGAAGTATTTGAAGATTTAGGAGTTAGATTGCCTGTGCTTACTTCTCTACGTATTGAAGAGCGTCCTTGGCTCCGAGTATTTGGCCAGAATGTATACTTAGATGAAATGACTCCAGAGGCTGTGCTTCCTTTCCTTAGAAACATCGCTCATGAGGCTCTCAATGCCGAGGTAGTTCAAAAGTACCTTGAGGAATCAGAGAGAGTGTTTGGCATCGCTGTTGAAGACATCGTTCCTAAGAAAATCTCTTTAAGCTCTCTTGTAGTTCTTTCTCGCCTCCTTGTTAGAGAAAGGGTATCGCTTAAGCTTTTCCCAAAGATTCTAGAGGCCGTTGCGGTATACCAAAATTCTGGAGACAGCTTGGAGATCCTTGCGGAAAAAGTGCGAAAGTCTCTCGGATATTGGATTGGGAGAAGTCTCTGGGATCAGAAACAAACCCTTGAGGTAATTACCATAGATTTTCATGTTGAAGAATTGATAAACAGCTCATACTCAAAGTCTAATCCTGTAATGCAAGAGAATGTGATCCGTCGAGTAGACAGTCTTTTAGAACGGTCGGTATTTAAAGATTTTCGAGCCATAGTTACGAGCTGTGAAACACGATTTGAGATGAAAAAAATGCTCGACCCACATTTCCCTGATCTTTTGGTTTTATCTCATGATGAGCTTCCTAAAGAAATCCCTATTTCCTTCTTAGGGATCGTTTCAGATGAGGTTTTAGTTCCTTAA
- a CDS encoding 2Fe-2S iron-sulfur cluster-binding protein gives MAKLVITSDDEQQEFELEDNSEIAEPCESMGIPFACTEGVCGTCVIEVLEGRENLSEFTEPEYDFLGEPEDSNERLACQCRIKGGCVKVTF, from the coding sequence ATGGCCAAGCTAGTCATTACCTCTGATGATGAACAACAAGAGTTCGAGTTAGAAGACAATAGTGAGATCGCAGAGCCTTGTGAATCCATGGGCATTCCCTTTGCTTGTACAGAAGGTGTCTGTGGAACTTGTGTGATAGAGGTCTTAGAAGGACGTGAGAATCTTTCTGAGTTTACGGAACCAGAATACGATTTTCTAGGAGAACCCGAAGACTCTAACGAACGTCTTGCTTGTCAGTGCCGCATCAAAGGTGGCTGTGTCAAAGTTACTTTCTAA
- a CDS encoding macro domain-containing protein, giving the protein MTDSNPLPSYTDASLYRTPAKHSYPIRLPLNRTDRIEKILKIVTLTLALACALGFSIAAGILAMPIFSAVVVITLAIAAVSLYSLLKKPKLYEILPQIEPESEQSSLSPSPQPPEQQDLPLQIDPLPDPESLPEVSLADLTTPPEELTAITVTPGYEALLEQNWDLLPSLAAVDPSFTTETPQQPCFIWKLKDSKLIFISTSGDIAVPRIKTQGRVMIVNAANENISREGGGTNKALSLATSLQCWNASRLPRAHSRSGSQLQPGECRSAKWENSDHTSNDHVPGKAHFLAQLLGPEAAKCNNDPKQAFEVSKKAFHNLFQEAEIIGVDVIQLPLIGCNLFAPSRLLNLGKTRAEWIEAIKLALITSLQDFGWEQDNQEEQKIIILTDKDQPPIIPPRFDLTTP; this is encoded by the coding sequence ATGACAGATTCTAATCCCCTACCCTCTTATACAGACGCCAGTCTCTACAGAACTCCTGCGAAACATTCCTATCCGATTAGACTCCCTCTCAACCGTACAGATAGAATCGAGAAAATACTGAAAATTGTCACCCTCACACTAGCCCTAGCGTGCGCTTTGGGCTTTAGCATTGCTGCTGGCATTTTGGCTATGCCTATTTTTTCTGCCGTAGTTGTCATAACATTAGCAATTGCTGCGGTCTCACTTTACTCCCTTTTAAAGAAACCTAAATTATACGAGATTCTTCCTCAAATCGAACCCGAATCTGAGCAAAGTTCTCTGTCTCCCTCTCCCCAGCCTCCTGAGCAACAGGACCTCCCTTTGCAGATCGATCCACTTCCCGATCCCGAATCACTCCCCGAAGTCTCTCTTGCTGATCTAACCACACCCCCAGAAGAACTTACCGCTATCACGGTCACTCCTGGCTATGAGGCTCTTCTTGAACAAAACTGGGATCTTCTTCCGAGCTTAGCCGCTGTAGACCCATCGTTTACTACAGAAACACCTCAGCAGCCCTGTTTTATTTGGAAGCTTAAAGACTCGAAGCTTATCTTTATATCTACCTCAGGAGATATTGCAGTTCCAAGAATCAAAACTCAAGGCAGGGTGATGATTGTTAACGCAGCAAACGAGAACATCTCCCGAGAAGGAGGGGGAACGAATAAAGCTCTATCCCTGGCTACAAGTCTACAGTGTTGGAACGCATCTAGGCTCCCTAGAGCGCACTCTCGTTCTGGATCCCAACTACAGCCAGGAGAATGCCGCTCAGCAAAATGGGAAAATAGTGATCACACCTCAAACGACCATGTCCCAGGCAAAGCACACTTCTTAGCACAACTGCTTGGTCCCGAAGCTGCTAAGTGTAACAACGATCCTAAGCAAGCATTTGAAGTAAGCAAGAAAGCGTTTCATAACCTGTTCCAAGAAGCTGAAATCATAGGCGTTGATGTGATTCAACTCCCCCTCATTGGATGTAATCTATTTGCTCCATCAAGACTTCTAAACCTCGGGAAAACAAGAGCAGAATGGATCGAGGCTATAAAATTGGCACTCATCACATCTCTTCAAGATTTTGGATGGGAACAAGACAACCAGGAAGAGCAAAAAATTATCATCCTTACAGACAAGGACCAGCCTCCCATCATTCCACCCCGTTTCGATCTAACGACTCCCTAG